A single Anopheles maculipalpis chromosome 3RL, idAnoMacuDA_375_x, whole genome shotgun sequence DNA region contains:
- the LOC126565867 gene encoding cell cycle checkpoint protein RAD17, which produces MQKKPDGRPLDLLESFKPSNETDLAIHVKKIEEVRMWLTEAQKMHPASQMLLITGPAGSGKSICLKTLAQAMKYDISEWTTPVDVELYFNDGYDFEETREDKKGRRPQKALFDDFLYKTSRYCSLFGTASATGKLLLVKDFPNSMLRSPEDFHNSLERFRGSSTDPIVFIATDTASKSLDVAYNLFPATVMDTFQIHHIKFNAVSATLLKKAIKRMGGFIRADKELSKLYQAVPSRAVEEDIIASSQGDLRNCCLNYLFTCMKSEAGPWPKRLRLDSGGAHGSKKAKTGGTAAKQRTKPVGLSENLTIMHGLGRIFHPKFIKQDGGDTRFVHPPESIAECFLTQPASIVSLLHSNYVTRCSDIQNVSRASDTLTVVDAIMNEFRSEQLAMYGLNIAVRSMMVNNEQTAHGFQPIRKKINVQLHDSTKAYAEQLKKVGLILRPVPTRMLATEYKGYVSIIQKAALNKSHLDTVAT; this is translated from the exons AAAGATTGAGGAAGTAAGAATGTGGCTTACGGAGGCCCAAAAAATGCACCCCGCCTCTCAGATGCTGCTCATCACCGGTCCAGCAGGAAGCGGGAAAAGCATTTGCCTTAAAACGCTCGCGCAAGCGATGAAATACGACATCAGCGAATGGACGACACCTGTCGATGTGGAACTTTACTTCAACGATGGGTACGATTTCGAGGAAACGCGGGAAGATAAAAAGGGTCGTCGGCCACAGAAGGCACTGTTTGATGATTTCCTGTACAAAACATCTCGGTACTGTTCACTGTTCGGTACAGCGAGTGCAACCGgaaagctgctgctggtgaaagATTTCCCAAACTCCATGCTCCGCTCGCCGGAAGACTTTCACAATTCGCTGGAACGGTTTCGAGGCAGTAGTACCGATCCGATCGTGTTTATTGCCACGGACACTGCAAGCAAATCGCTGGATGTGGCATACAATTTGTTTCCGGCGACGGTTATGGATACCTTTCAGATACATCACATTAAATTCAATGCCGTTTCGGCAACGTTGCTGAAGAAAGCGATCAAGCGTATGGGCGGTTTTATAAGGGCGGATAAAGAGCTGTCAAAGCTGTATCAAGCCGTTCCTTCCAGGGCGGTGGAAGAGGACATTATAGCTTCCTCTCAGGGGGATTTAAGAAACTGCTGTCTAAACTATCTGTTCACCTGCATGAAATCTGAAGCAGGTCCATGGCCAAAGCGCTTGCGGCTAGATAGTGGCGGTGCTCACGGTagcaaaaaagcgaaaacaggCGGAACTGCGGCAAAACAGAGGACCAAACCGGTGGGATTGAGTGAAAATTTAACGATCATGCATGGGCTCGGACGCATCTTTCATCCCAAAT TTATTAAACAGGATGGAGGAGATACGAGATTTGTACATCCGCCCGAAAGCATTGCGGAATGTTTTTTAACACAACCGGCAAGCATCGTGTCGCTGCTTCATTCAAACTACGTAACCCGCTGTTCGGATATTCAAAATGTGTCCCGGGCATCGGATACGCTCACTGTAGTGGATGCAATCATGAATGAATTTCGG AGCGAGCAATTGGCAATGTATGGCTTAAACATAGCCGTTCGCAGTATGATGGTGAACAACGAACAAACCGCGCACGGTTTCCAACcgataaggaaaaaaattaatgtcCAGCTTCACGACAG taCCAAAGCTTATGCAGAGCAGCTAAAAAAAGTGGGTTTAATTCTGCGCCCAGTACCGACCCGGATGTTAGCTACAGAGTACAAGGGATATGTGTCCATCATTCAAAAAGCAGCATTAAATAAATCTCACCTTGATACGGTGGCCACGTAG